In Flavobacterium okayamense, a single window of DNA contains:
- a CDS encoding SRPBCC family protein: protein MNLESPKVTVDKSAEYIFNALTDVKNFEKLMPENIAKFEVIDENCFEFGLKGMPEIKLVKKEAIPNDKIVLGAASSKLPFTLTGILTELDVEKTEIQLQFEGDFNPMMAMMVKGPIGKFIETLAQNMNKL, encoded by the coding sequence ATGAATTTAGAAAGTCCAAAAGTTACTGTAGATAAATCAGCTGAATATATTTTCAATGCTCTAACTGATGTTAAGAATTTTGAGAAATTAATGCCTGAAAATATTGCTAAGTTTGAAGTAATTGATGAAAATTGTTTTGAATTTGGTTTAAAAGGCATGCCAGAAATTAAATTGGTAAAAAAAGAAGCTATTCCAAATGATAAAATTGTTTTAGGAGCTGCTTCAAGTAAATTACCTTTTACATTAACAGGAATTTTAACAGAACTTGACGTTGAAAAAACTGAAATTCAATTACAGTTTGAAGGAGATTTTAACCCAATGATGGCCATGATGGTAAAAGGCCCAATTGGTAAATTTATAGAAACGTTAGCGCAAAATATGAACAAACTTTAG
- a CDS encoding M14 family zinc carboxypeptidase — MKYILFFFSIFTVAQNLKTPFELGNGNQSTTYSECISYYEKLDNQFETIQMQKMGLTDSGEPLHIASFSSDKNFDFNSNKAVILLNNGIHPGEPDGIDATMMLMRDLATNTIKVPKNSIIVAIPVYNIGGMLNRNSHSRANQNGPEAYGFRGNARNYDLNRDFIKSDSKNSRSFQEIFQLVNPDMFIDNHVSNGADYQYTFTCIATQHQRLGGKLGEFYKNEMHPTIMQKLKLKNIESVPYVNIHGDMPDNGFAQFMDSPRYATGYTTLFNALGSVPETHMLKPFKDRVRVTYEYMVETINYVDQNATKIKALKNQNLDNYKAGMQYPLQWEIDSTKVSYIDFMGYQGGYKPSDVSGKERLYYDKKQPFTKKIPFYNDYKATKEVTIPSFYIIPQSQWPIIELLQLNKIEMQPLAQDTEIEVESYKIASFETTKYPYEGHYGHYITTVSKSTEKVKFRKGDFMISTNQKGVKYLLETLEPEAVDSYFNWNFFDTILQQKEYFSAYVFEDLAKELLDKNAKLKAEFEAKKQSDSKFAENGAAQLDWIYKHSPYYEKAHLQYPVYRVK; from the coding sequence ATGAAATACATTTTATTTTTCTTTTCAATATTTACAGTTGCCCAAAACCTAAAAACGCCTTTCGAATTAGGAAACGGAAATCAATCGACAACTTATTCGGAATGTATTTCGTATTATGAAAAATTAGACAATCAATTTGAAACCATACAAATGCAAAAAATGGGTTTGACAGATAGTGGCGAACCGTTGCATATTGCAAGTTTTTCTTCTGATAAGAATTTTGATTTTAATTCGAATAAAGCTGTCATTTTACTTAATAACGGAATTCATCCTGGCGAACCTGACGGAATTGATGCTACTATGATGCTGATGCGAGATTTGGCAACCAATACAATTAAAGTTCCGAAAAACTCAATTATAGTTGCGATTCCTGTTTACAATATTGGTGGCATGTTGAATCGAAATTCGCATTCTCGTGCTAATCAAAACGGACCAGAAGCCTATGGATTTAGAGGGAATGCACGTAACTATGATTTAAATCGTGATTTCATTAAATCGGACTCTAAAAATTCGAGAAGCTTCCAAGAGATTTTCCAATTGGTAAATCCAGATATGTTTATCGATAATCACGTTTCAAACGGTGCCGATTATCAATATACGTTTACTTGTATTGCTACGCAACACCAACGTTTGGGTGGAAAATTGGGTGAATTTTACAAAAACGAAATGCATCCTACTATCATGCAAAAATTAAAGCTGAAAAATATTGAAAGTGTTCCGTATGTCAACATTCATGGCGACATGCCGGATAACGGATTTGCGCAATTTATGGATTCGCCTCGATATGCTACTGGTTACACTACGCTATTTAATGCATTAGGTTCGGTTCCAGAAACGCATATGCTAAAACCTTTCAAAGATCGTGTAAGAGTTACTTATGAGTACATGGTGGAAACCATTAATTATGTAGATCAAAATGCTACAAAAATTAAAGCGTTGAAAAATCAAAATTTAGATAATTACAAAGCTGGAATGCAATATCCGTTACAATGGGAAATCGATTCGACTAAAGTTTCTTATATCGATTTTATGGGTTACCAAGGCGGATATAAACCAAGTGATGTTTCGGGTAAAGAACGCTTGTATTATGACAAGAAACAACCTTTTACTAAGAAAATTCCGTTTTATAATGATTATAAAGCAACGAAAGAAGTTACCATTCCAAGTTTTTATATCATTCCACAATCGCAATGGCCAATTATTGAATTATTACAATTGAATAAAATTGAAATGCAACCGCTAGCTCAAGATACTGAAATTGAAGTGGAAAGCTATAAAATTGCATCTTTTGAAACGACTAAATACCCATACGAAGGACATTACGGTCATTACATCACAACGGTTTCAAAATCAACTGAAAAAGTAAAATTTAGAAAAGGCGATTTTATGATTTCAACCAACCAAAAAGGAGTGAAATATTTATTGGAAACATTAGAACCAGAAGCAGTGGATAGTTATTTTAACTGGAACTTTTTTGATACGATTCTCCAACAAAAAGAATATTTCTCAGCTTATGTTTTTGAAGATTTAGCAAAAGAGTTATTAGATAAAAACGCAAAATTAAAAGCGGAATTTGAAGCTAAAAAACAAAGTGATTCAAAATTTGCAGAAAATGGTGCAGCCCAACTCGATTGGATTTATAAACATTCACCTTATTATGAAAAAGCGCATTTGCAGTATCCGGTTTATAGAGTTAAATAA
- a CDS encoding NUDIX hydrolase encodes MYKVFVNDKPLFLTNEVQKETDFQLFLLESVDIKKLIVKIFQNKIQKAFLYHPDEKLIMKTLKAKIPVVKAGGGLVYNKKGEVLFIFRNGKWDLPKGGTEKNETIEETAMREVEEETGVNGLSIVKKLPKTYHVFKRNGRYKLKQTYWFEMKSDFEGIPEGQIEEGIEKVAWIKPKDIPTILDNSYENIKLLFEFENVI; translated from the coding sequence ATGTATAAAGTTTTTGTCAACGATAAGCCACTTTTTTTGACTAATGAAGTTCAAAAGGAAACCGATTTTCAACTTTTTCTTTTAGAAAGTGTTGATATTAAGAAACTTATAGTTAAGATTTTCCAAAATAAAATTCAGAAAGCTTTTTTATATCATCCCGATGAAAAGCTGATTATGAAAACCTTAAAAGCTAAAATTCCAGTTGTGAAAGCTGGCGGCGGATTGGTTTATAACAAAAAAGGAGAAGTTTTATTTATTTTCAGAAATGGAAAATGGGATTTGCCAAAAGGCGGAACCGAGAAAAATGAAACTATAGAAGAAACGGCGATGCGAGAAGTAGAAGAGGAGACAGGAGTGAACGGTTTATCGATTGTAAAAAAACTTCCGAAAACCTATCATGTTTTTAAACGTAACGGACGTTATAAATTGAAACAAACCTATTGGTTTGAAATGAAATCTGATTTTGAAGGCATTCCAGAAGGCCAAATTGAAGAAGGCATTGAAAAAGTAGCCTGGATTAAACCAAAAGATATTCCAACTATTTTAGATAATTCGTACGAGAATATTAAATTGTTGTTTGAGTTTGAAAATGTAATTTAA
- a CDS encoding amidohydrolase family protein, with protein sequence MKLASKSVLFIIFGIMFSCSIEKRVTSRNIIDNHVHIMSPELISLWKNMGIPFSRPDYYYSNIDSILKFNKAEKVSLISMAYVYSSPEFGAKSDKVKSQMEAENNYLASVKNKYPKRIKAFFSVDPLQENMLEEIIRCHKILKLDGIKLHHNASQVYLTENEHLHKIQQIFKYASDNRLPILLHFDNSHPKFGKNDIKIFANSVLNNLDYVNLQIAHFGTSGGFNSKTKEILDTFIEVFKTNNKVANQNIKFDISAVCLDKDSEGVNKLTDSEFKELANYCRKIGFEKIVFGTDYPLYNSDEYLEILMNKLQLSEAEINLLLK encoded by the coding sequence AAAAGGGTTACAAGTAGAAACATTATAGATAACCATGTCCATATTATGAGTCCAGAGCTAATTTCACTTTGGAAAAATATGGGAATTCCATTTTCAAGACCAGATTATTACTATTCAAATATCGACAGTATTTTAAAATTTAATAAAGCTGAAAAAGTGTCTTTAATTTCTATGGCTTATGTATATTCTTCTCCAGAATTTGGAGCTAAGTCAGATAAAGTAAAGTCTCAAATGGAAGCAGAGAATAATTATTTAGCTTCAGTCAAAAATAAATATCCAAAACGAATTAAAGCTTTTTTTAGCGTTGATCCATTACAAGAAAATATGTTAGAAGAAATTATTCGTTGTCATAAAATTTTAAAATTAGATGGTATAAAACTTCATCATAATGCTTCTCAAGTATATTTAACTGAAAATGAACATTTACACAAAATTCAGCAAATTTTTAAATACGCTTCTGATAATAGATTACCTATTTTATTGCATTTTGACAATTCGCATCCAAAATTTGGAAAAAATGACATCAAGATTTTTGCAAATTCAGTTTTGAATAATCTTGATTATGTTAATTTGCAAATAGCTCATTTTGGTACTTCTGGCGGATTTAATTCTAAAACAAAAGAGATTTTAGATACCTTTATAGAAGTTTTTAAAACAAATAATAAGGTAGCAAACCAAAATATTAAATTTGATATTTCGGCAGTTTGTTTAGACAAAGATTCTGAAGGTGTGAATAAATTGACAGATTCAGAATTTAAAGAATTGGCTAATTATTGCAGAAAAATAGGTTTTGAAAAAATCGTTTTTGGAACAGATTATCCATTATATAATAGTGATGAATATCTTGAAATTTTGATGAATAAATTGCAACTTTCAGAAGCAGAAATAAATTTACTTTTAAAATAA
- the pyrE gene encoding orotate phosphoribosyltransferase gives MIFDNNTAKKTAELLLQINAIKLNSKNPFTWASGWKSPIYCDNRIILSFPPVRNYIREAFAKHIEEKFGKPDVIAGVATGAIGIGILVAEYMGLPFVYVRPEPKKHGRQNQVEGFLQKGQNVVVVEDLISTGGSSLLAVEALRNEGANVKGMAAIFTYGFDISVEKIAAANLDVFTLSNYNVLLQEAVSKKYITEEELITLEDWRKSPSEWNVEV, from the coding sequence ATGATTTTTGATAACAACACAGCTAAAAAAACAGCCGAATTGCTTTTACAAATAAACGCAATTAAATTAAATTCTAAAAATCCTTTTACATGGGCTTCAGGCTGGAAGTCTCCAATTTATTGTGATAATAGAATTATCCTATCATTTCCCCCTGTTCGTAACTATATTCGCGAAGCTTTTGCTAAGCATATAGAAGAGAAATTTGGAAAGCCCGATGTTATTGCTGGCGTTGCCACTGGCGCTATAGGTATTGGCATACTTGTTGCTGAATATATGGGACTGCCATTTGTATATGTTCGTCCAGAACCTAAGAAACACGGACGTCAAAATCAAGTGGAAGGTTTTTTACAAAAAGGACAAAATGTGGTTGTTGTAGAAGATTTAATTAGTACTGGTGGAAGTAGCTTGTTAGCGGTTGAAGCCTTACGTAATGAAGGCGCAAATGTGAAAGGTATGGCGGCTATTTTTACGTACGGATTTGATATTTCGGTAGAAAAAATTGCTGCGGCAAATTTAGATGTATTTACGTTAAGCAATTACAATGTATTATTACAAGAAGCTGTTAGTAAAAAATACATTACAGAAGAAGAGTTAATTACTCTTGAAGATTGGCGTAAAAGTCCATCGGAATGGAATGTAGAAGTTTAA
- a CDS encoding sulfite exporter TauE/SafE family protein, with product MLQKVSFLFLVLALIAEIVGTIGGFGSSVFFVPLANFFFDFQTVLGLTALFHVFSNISKIALFRKGLDKKLLLSIGIPSVIFVIIGGVLTQFLDNKILEIVLAVFLIAFSLLFLIKKELVVKPTSKSTFLGGSLSGFTAGLLGTGGAIRGITMAAFNLEKNVFIATSAAIDFAIDFTRTIVYFFNGYIKNDILIYIPFLIIISWVGTYIGKYILQFIPQEKFKQIALGLILFIGIVMFVKIIP from the coding sequence ATGCTTCAAAAAGTTAGTTTTCTTTTCCTTGTTCTTGCTTTAATTGCAGAAATTGTTGGTACCATTGGTGGATTTGGTTCTTCGGTTTTCTTTGTGCCATTGGCTAACTTTTTCTTCGATTTTCAAACCGTTTTAGGCCTAACAGCACTTTTCCATGTATTTAGTAACATTAGTAAAATAGCACTTTTCAGAAAAGGGTTAGATAAAAAACTATTGTTATCCATAGGAATTCCATCTGTAATTTTTGTAATAATTGGTGGGGTTTTAACGCAATTCTTAGATAATAAAATACTCGAAATAGTTTTAGCTGTTTTTCTAATTGCTTTTAGTTTGCTTTTCTTAATCAAAAAGGAATTGGTAGTTAAACCAACATCAAAAAGTACATTTCTTGGCGGTTCTCTTTCTGGATTTACAGCTGGTTTATTAGGAACTGGTGGTGCTATTAGAGGAATTACAATGGCTGCTTTCAACCTGGAGAAAAATGTTTTTATAGCAACTTCTGCAGCGATTGATTTTGCAATTGATTTTACGCGAACAATTGTATACTTCTTTAACGGATATATAAAAAATGATATTTTAATTTACATTCCATTTCTGATTATAATAAGTTGGGTTGGGACATACATTGGGAAATACATTTTACAATTTATTCCTCAAGAAAAGTTTAAGCAAATTGCTTTAGGACTCATTTTATTTATAGGAATTGTAATGTTTGTTAAGATTATTCCATAA
- the bshB1 gene encoding bacillithiol biosynthesis deacetylase BshB1 yields MKLDILAFGAHPDDVELGCSGTIAKEISLGKKVGIIDLTRGELGTRGSAEIRDEEAKKAAKILGVSVRENLGFRDGFFVNDEKHQLEIIKMIRKYQPEIVLCNAIQDRHIDHAKGSKLVSDACFLSGLRKIETELNGEIQQAWRPKVVYHYIQWENIEPDFVVDVSGFMQNKIDAVMAYDSQFYNPDSKEPVSPITSKNFSDSVTYRAQDLGRLVGVDYAEGFTTERYLAVNSLADLK; encoded by the coding sequence ATGAAACTTGATATATTAGCCTTTGGTGCTCATCCAGATGATGTTGAATTAGGTTGTAGTGGAACCATTGCAAAAGAAATTTCGTTAGGTAAAAAAGTTGGAATTATAGATCTAACTCGAGGAGAATTAGGTACACGAGGTTCTGCAGAAATTAGAGATGAAGAAGCCAAAAAAGCTGCTAAAATTTTAGGAGTTTCTGTACGAGAAAATCTTGGTTTTAGAGATGGTTTTTTCGTAAATGATGAAAAACACCAATTAGAAATCATTAAGATGATTCGAAAATACCAACCTGAAATTGTTTTATGCAATGCCATTCAAGATCGACATATCGATCATGCAAAAGGAAGTAAATTAGTAAGCGATGCATGTTTTTTATCGGGTTTACGAAAGATTGAAACCGAACTAAACGGAGAAATACAACAAGCTTGGCGACCAAAAGTTGTGTATCATTACATTCAATGGGAAAATATTGAACCAGATTTTGTGGTTGATGTTTCTGGTTTTATGCAAAATAAGATTGATGCCGTAATGGCTTATGATTCTCAATTTTACAATCCCGATTCGAAAGAACCTGTTTCACCTATAACTTCAAAAAACTTTTCAGATAGCGTTACCTATCGTGCACAAGACTTAGGAAGATTGGTTGGAGTAGATTATGCTGAAGGTTTTACAACTGAAAGATATTTGGCTGTCAATAGTTTAGCAGATTTGAAATAA